A genome region from Meleagris gallopavo isolate NT-WF06-2002-E0010 breed Aviagen turkey brand Nicholas breeding stock chromosome 9, Turkey_5.1, whole genome shotgun sequence includes the following:
- the LOC100548097 gene encoding mastermind-like protein 2: MRNHLLKQQIMKRQLMQEKQRQNMLGVTSEQRNLFAAQQINQFQAVQQPIPADCSQPMPAPPPNHHMLPSNPAMLQSTLGASITPVTASQSSGTMVMIPHNPGKQQAVFPPNSDFNIPLRPSQNSLAMNSGCQTVHSHAAVQPGMPMAGFSSGSLVNHSAAQQHLRQPSVPRIPNVYPSSSAQMWTPTAVPRMPNQSQMDTSMQQFSSNALFSKQNVRPSASGQQFSQQAVVPPNQIAPGVQVRQMQKLSMGQSGQGLSSMSNQNLRHSLTRGPLPAMNVMKSMPQGVSSFNQLNPSAGLGPPSYPTAGQPPDAFSRMSAAAELPQYDFVPQHSSNVLPANCSDTDFLDSLMKSSSSNDEEWLNNLTMIDDILGQHAQSSGHV; this comes from the exons gaaaagcagagacaaaacaTGCTGGGAGTAACATCTGAGCAGAGGAATTTGTTTGCAGCTCAGCAGATCAATCAGTTTCAAG ctgtgcagcagcccaTTCCTGCTGACTGCAGCCAGCCAATGCCGGCCCCTCCGCCCAACCACCACATGCTGCCATCGAACCCAGCCATGCTCCAGAGCACTTTGGGTGCCAGCATTACCCCAGTCACTGCCAGCCAGAGCAGCGGAACGATGGTGATGATTCCACACAACCCTGGCAAACAGCAGGCGGTTTTTCCACCTAATTCCGACTTTAACATCCCGCTGCGGCCGAGCCAGAACTCACTGGCCATGAACTCAGGGTGCCAAACTGTACACAGCCACGCAGCGGTGCAGCCGGGCATGCCGATGGCTGGCTTTAGTTCTGGCTCCTTGGTGAATcactcagcagctcagcagcacttgAGACAGCCGAGTGTGCCAAGAATCCCCAACGTCTATCCCAGCTCCTCTGCCCAGATGTGGACGCCGACTGCGGTGCCAAGAATGCCAAATCAAAGCCAAATGGACACCAGCATGCAGCAGTTCTCAAGTAACGCTCTCTTCTCCAAACAGAACGTGCGACCAAGTGCATCGGGTCAGCAGTTTTCCCAGCAGGCTGTAGTGCCGCCTAACCAGATTGCTCCTGGAGTCCAGGTCAGACAGATGCAGAAACTAAGCATGGGACAGTCTGGCCAGGGCTTGAGCTCAATGAGTAATCAGAACTTGAGACACAGTTTAACCAGGGGACCGCTGCCAGCTATGAATGTTATGAAATCGATGCCACAGGGAGTGTCCAGCTTTAACCAGCTCAATCCCTCCGCAGGCCTCGGCCCACCAAGCTACCCCACTGCGGGGCAGCCGCCCGACGCCTTCAGCAGGATGAGCGCAGCTGCCGAGCTGCCGCAGTATGACTTcgtgccccagcacagcagcaacgTCCTGCCCGCTAACTGCAGTGACACTGACTTCCTTGACTCGCTcatgaagagcagcagcagcaacgaCGAAGAGTGGTTGAACAATCTGACAATGATAGATGACATTTTGGGGCAGCACGCTCAGAGCTCCGGACATGTGTAG